One window from the genome of Calliopsis andreniformis isolate RMS-2024a chromosome 12, iyCalAndr_principal, whole genome shotgun sequence encodes:
- the Smox gene encoding smad on X produces MTSMLSSFNPPIVKRLLGWKKAEGEDKWSEKAVKSLVKKLKKSTGLEELEKAITTQSCNTKCIIIPRPSPGGVGDNGVQGVRGKGLPHVIYCRLWRWPDLQSHHELKAIEHCEYAFTQKRDEVCVNPYHYQRIQTPVLPAILVPRHNLAGDEPVLYNTSLEELSVSVPENTNFHATLNHQHHNQQGIPQSPQQQQQQQPNNPYQGMQSMQVTSPASVGSLGSIQGSPHPPPGSMDPPADTPPPGYISEDGDNMDHNDNMSLSRFSPSPVDAQPVMYCEPAFWCSISYYELNTRVGETFHASQPSITVDGFTDPSNSERFCLGLLSNVNRNTVVEQTRRHIGKGARLYYIGGEVFAECLSDSSIFVQSPNCNQRYGWHPATVCKIPPSCNLKIFNNQEFAALLSHSVSQGFEAVYQLTRMCTIRMSFVKGWGAAYRRQTVTSTPCWIELHLNGPLQWLDRVLTQMGSPRLPCSSMS; encoded by the exons ATGACTTCGATGTTATCCAGCTTTAACCCGCCTATCGTAAAACGATTACTGGGTTGGAAAAAAGCCGAGGGGGAAGACAAATGGAGTGAAAAAGCGGTGAAAAGCCTAGtcaaaaaattgaagaaatctACTGGCCTCGAGGAActtgaaaaggccattaccacgCAAAGTTGCAACACCAAGTGCATCATTATACCAAG GCCTAGTCCAGGCGGCGTCGGTGACAACGGTGTCCAGGGGGTGCGAGGCAAAGGTTTGCCACACGTGATTTACTGTCGGCTTTGGCGCTGGCCGGACTTGCAGTCGCACCACGAGCTAAAGGCGATCGAGCACTGCGAATACGCGTTTACGCAAAAGCGAGACGAAGTCTGTGTCAATCCATACCATTATCAACGAATACAGACACCAG TTTTGCCAGCCATTCTTGTGCCACGGCACAACTTAGCCGGGGACGAGCCCGTCCTCTACAATACCTCCCTCGAAGAGCTCAGCGTCAGCGTGCCGGAGAACACGAACTTTCACGCAACGCTAAACCATCAGCATCATAACCAACAGGGTATACCGCAGTCAccgcaacagcagcaacaacaacagccgAATAATCCGTACCAAGGAATGCAG AGTATGCAAGTAACGAGTCCGGCGAGTGTGGGGAGTCTAGGAAGCATACAGGGTTCACCGCATCCGCCGCCTGGATCTATGGATCCACCTGCGGACACTCCTCCTCCAGGATACATAAGCGAAGATGGCGATAATATGGATCACAATGACAACATGTCTTTGTCGCGTTTTTCTCCTAGCCCCGTTGACGCACAACCGGTTATGTATTGCGAACCTGCCTTTTG GTGTTCGATAAGTTACTACGAGTTGAATACAAGAGTGGGCGAAACCTTCCATGCGTCGCAACCGAGCATCACGGTAGATGGATTCACCGATCCAAGCAATTCAGAGCGTTTCTGTCTCGGCCTGTTGTCAAACGTTAATCGTAATACCGTAGTCGAACAAACGAGACGGCATATCGGCAAAGGAGCTAGACTTTACTACATTGGTGGCGAGGTGTTTGCAGAGTGTTTGTCCGACTCAAGCATATTCGTTCAAAGCCCTAATTGCAATCAACGTTATGGCTGGCATCCGGCTACTGTTTGTAAAATTCCACCCA GCTGCAATTTGAAGATCTTCAATAACCAGGAATTCGCGGCATTGTTGTCGCATTCGGTATCTCAGGGTTTCGAAGCAGTATATCAGTTAACTCGGATGTGTACTATCAGAATGAGTTTTGTGAAGGGTTGGGGAGCAGCGTATAGACGACAAACTGTTACATCGACGCCATGTTGGATAGAGCTGCATTTGAATGGTCCGTTACAATGGCTTGATAGGGTGCTCACGCAGATGGGATCGCCGCGTTTGCCCTGTTCCTCCATGTCATAA
- the LOC143186302 gene encoding uncharacterized protein LOC143186302, whose amino-acid sequence MRWRNTFENFIDCAEYTVVRKQRGVKEREPSIIISFIGKFRTRRVRSQSRSVEMHLTSATLYALRLSVHRGAVSGALRRNAVERNITKSALVLATVGLSMSIFSVKKMLASKHRGRL is encoded by the exons ATGAG ATGGCGCAATACATTCGAAAATTTCATTGATTGCGCAGAATACACAGTGGTGAGAAAACAACGAGGGGTGAAGGAACGTGAGCCTTCGATAATCATCTCTTTCATCGGCAAGTTTCGCACACGACG AGTACGAAGCCAAAGCCGCAGTGTAGAGATGCATCTGACTTCTGCCACTCTTTATGCTCTCAGATTATCGGTTCATCGG ggagcagtttcaggtgcttTGCGCAGAAACGCCGTCGAACGTAATATTACGAAATCAGCGCTCGTCCTTGCTACCGTCGGCCTCTCTATGAGCATTTTTTCCGTGAAGAAAATGCTAGCCTCGAAACATCGAGGTCGTCTGTAA
- the LOC143186304 gene encoding integrin beta pat-3-like — translation MTHWTVLIIWIQLFLPAFCEYKDSESLCASQQSCKSCLQTPRCVWCSTVVSGQHSSGPLVRCVSREKFLKEGDLWCPRSDIIDDSSSMSLLQNRPLSSAKGRDPVQVQPQRIQLKLRRGKYPLLLGRIVLVEKNQAEDYPVDLYYLMDLSASMELYRDRLSKLGFELAEAMRKLTSNFRLGFGSFVDKVVLPMTYAELDKFQSLCFLKNRKPCAPPYNYKNQMPLTENVALFKTRVQEAPVSGNLDSPEGGLDAMMQAIVCTKEIGWRQNARHLIVFSTDAKFHIAGDGRLAGIIEPNDCLCHLNEEGYYTHSLVQDYPSIAQINRKVREHNMNIIFAVPKKQNETYYLLSQSISGSSIGMLDYNSQNVVALVSGEYEKLVNKVTMTDNAPNMIDVKYFSRCLDQNGELKERQECGGLRIGNIVEFEIVLKVRIDKLEIHDRLGFSR, via the exons ATGACACACTGGACAGTCCTTATTATCTGGATTCAATTGTTTCTACCTGCTTTTTGTGAATACAAGGATTCGGAAAGCTTATGCGCCTCTCAACAAAGTTGCAAAAGTTGTCTGCAAACTCCGCGATGCGTTTGGTGTTCTACTGTG GTGTCGGGCCAACATTCCAGTGGTCCTCTGGTTCGATGTGTCAGCAGAGAAAAATTTCTGAAGGAAGGTGATCTTTGGTGCCCACGCTCAGACATAATAGATGACTCAAGCTCGATGAGCTTGCTCCAAAATCGACCGCTATCATCGGCAAAAGGCAGGGACCCTGTTCAAGTGCAGCCTCAAAGAATTCAACTGAAGCTCAGAAGAGGAAAGTACCCTTTACTTTTGGGAAGAATCGTCCTTGTTGAAAAGAA TCAAGCCGAGGATTATCCAGTGGATTTGTATTACCTTATGGATTTATCGGCATCTATGGAACTTTATAGAGATCGTCTGTCGAAATTGGGCTTTGAACTAGCAGAAGCTATGAGAAAACTAACGTCAAATTTTCGATTAGGGTTCGGTAGTTTCGTTGATAAAGTGGTACTGCCTATGACATACGCGGAACTAGATAA GTTTCAATCACTATGTTTTCTGAAGAATAGAAAACCATGTGCACCTCCATATAACTATAAGAATCAAATGCCTCTTACCGAGAATGTTGCTCTGTTCAAA ACTCGTGTGCAAGAAGCTCCAGTATCTGGTAATTTGGACTCCCCGGAAGGTGGTCTAGACGCGATGATGCAAGCTATAGTTTGTACCAAGGAAATTGGCTGGCGACAGAATGCTCGACATCTTATCGTTTTTTCAACGGATGCTAAATTCCATATCGCTGGAGACGGTAGA CTTGCTGGAATCATTGAACCGAACGATTGTCTCTGCCATTTGAATGAGGAAGGATATTATACACATTCACTTGTTCAGGATTATCCGTCTATAGCTCAA ATCAATAGAAAGGTACGCGAGCATAATATGAACATCATTTTTGCTGTTCCAAAGAAGCAAAATGAGACATACTATTTGTTGAGTCAAAGTATCAGTGGTTCCTCGATCGGAATGCTTGATTATAATTCTCAAAATGTAGTTGCTCTCGTCAGTGGTGAATATGAG AAACTGGTAAATAAAGTAACGATGACGGACAATGCGCCAAACATGATTGACGTCAAGTACTTTTCTCGGTGTCTCGACCAAAATGGTGAATTAAAAGAGCGACAAGAATGCGGAGGGTTGCGAATAGGGAACATCGTCGAGTTTGAAATAGTACTTAAGGTACGTATCGATAAATTAGAGATTCACGACCGTTTAGGATTTTCACGATAA
- the LOC143186305 gene encoding integrin beta-PS-like: protein MCSIKFCAVECPANSNEWQHTMQIKPRGINESLTVDLSIICDCPCDKPGHSVRRIIEREFVLNTLTNIHTFISIYGYVRDSEDCRGNGTLVCGVCSCREGFYGKQCECEGNGVAAESAAAVAECKPNNETTEICSGHGACKCGVCDCVRRPNPQEIFYGKYCECDNFSCKRSGGLWLLEESEFVRKGITRNSFMERRRKHVIKPCSRKMLDYCVLSAVYKCLLASHKVTSKTFIRSEDAWVIFPLRKPARCPQERLWINYTSSPVCGGRGKCECGVCNCFPEWGGETCDCQQTNSTCMPRNADEICSGRGDCICGSCHCYEMDNIRYSGQYCEECPICPDQRCEELKDCVECMAHNSGPLANNGKCDRCPHQLDIVDEIKEEEDDEGARICRTPGDAGCTFTFKYKHHRDGSGGDIKIFEIVAQKEKICPTPINVVGVAIGLIISTVIIGFLILLVWKILTMLHDKREYAKFERERAMAKWDRGDNPLYKKATSTFENPTFNETQEFH, encoded by the exons ATGTGCTCTATAAAATTCTGC GCGGTAGAATGTCCAGCAAATTCCAACGAGTGGCAACATACCATGCAAATAAAACCGAGAGGTATAAACGAGAGCCTAACGGTCGATCTGAGCATTATATGCGATTGTCCTTGCGACAAACCAGGACATTCGGTAAGAAGGATAATTGAACGCGAATTTGTGTTAAATACCCTTACGAATATACATACGTTTATCTCTATATAT GGATACGTGCGAgattcggaagattgcagagggAACGGTACTCTGGTTTGCGGTGTGTGTTCCTGCAGAGAAGGCTTTTACGGAAAGCAGTGCGAATGCGAGGGAAACGGAGTTGCTGCTGAAAGTGCAGCTGCGGTGGCGGAGTGCAAACCCAACAACGAGACCACTGAAATTTGTAGTGGCCATGGAGCGTGCAAATGCGGCGTGTGCGATTGCGTGAGACGTCCAAATCCGCAAGAAATTTTCTATGGGAAATACTGCGAGTGCGATAACTTCTCATGCAAACGCAGTGGAGGACTG TGGCTTTTAGAGGAGAGTGAATTTGTTCGTAAAGGGATCACACGTAACAGTTTCATGGAACGAAGAAGAAAGCATGTAATAAAGCCGTGTTCGAGAAAAATGCTTGATTACTGTGTGTTATCAGCTGTGTATAAATGTCTCCTTGCTTCTCATAAAGTCACATCGAAGACGTTTATTCGCAGCGAAGATGCTTGGGTAATTTTCCCTTTAAGGAAACCTGCACGGTGTCCTCAAGAACGCTTGTGGATAAATTACACGTCTTCGCCT GTTTGCGGCGGTCGAGGCAAGTGCGAATGCGGTGTTTGCAATTGCTTTCCGGAATGGGGTGGCGAGACGTGCGACTGCCAGCAGACGAACAGCACATGCATGCCGAGGAATGCCGATGAAATTTGCAGTGGACGCGGTGACTGTATCTGCGGTAGCTGCCACTGTTACGAAATGGACAATATTCGATACTCGGGACAGTACTGCGAAGAATGTCCC ATCTGTCCTGACCAACGATGCGAGGAACTGAAAGATTGCGTTGAATGTATGGCGCATAATAGCGGACCTCTCGCGAACAATGGGAAGTGTGACCGATGTCCGCACCAACTCGATATT GTCGACGAgataaaagaagaagaagatgacGAAGGAGCTCGGATTTGTCGAACACCGGGTGATGCAGGCTGCACATTCACTTTTAAGTATAAACATCACAGGGATGGTTCTGGTGgagatattaaaattttcgaaattgttGCTCAAAAGGAGAAGATCTGCCCGACACCTATCAACGTAGTCG GTGTCGCTATAGGTTTAATAATCAGCACTGTAATTATCGGTTTTTTGATACTTCTCGTTTGGAAAATACTGACGATGTTACATGATAAACGAGAGTACGCGAAATTCGAGCGCGAACGGGCCATGGCTAAATGGGATCGG GGAGACAATCCGCTTTACAAGAAGGCCACGTCGACTTTCGAAAATCCAACGTTTAACGAAACTCAAGAATTTCATTGA